The genomic stretch tgactttatttcataatctattttgttcaattcaatattttatcataaatatttgttgttttttaaggtgtttcggttaaggtttaactaccaaggcttttcctcatcaggtatcccaagcctctaactaataaaataatcagtttcaaagtaaAGTTCAAAGCATCCATACgcatagaatttaaaaattctgcatACCGGGATACGACACCTGGTAACTTTGTATTGATGTATTGTATTctaaattaaatcagtttatgatttgatataactattgtcttttatgttgtgatttatcctataacttgGTTTATCCTATAACTTGGAGGATGTAAGTAGATCCTTCaagtttttgtttcttttatatgCTATGATCGGAGGTTTTGGAAACATGGTTTTTGTGATATCATTTTGTTCAATTAGGTGCCAATGTTTTTTAATTGCTTTATTTAGTCCATTGAAGGAAGGATTAAATTTGGTGGCTAAAACTAATGGAGGCATTGCTCTTGTGTTTTTAAGCTTGTACCTTAGACAATCTTTTCTTTCCTTATGAAGACATATTGTTTTACTGCCAAACACCTCTtatcattaatattatttaaatatcatgatAATTGTGTCCATAAAGTAATTATCAAATCAATTTaattaaaacacatgttttgtGTGTCCAAGCTTTGTTTACAAGTATCTGAAACCAATTACTGTCCGTTTTCCTCGTGGTGTGTCTTATCAAAATGCAGCTTGAACAGTTTGTAAGCTCTGAAGTCTCAATGACTGATGTATTATAACcagaacaaaaagtaaaacaaagagcTCTGAGTTTCTGTGTGATAGAATACATTATAATTTGAATTCAAAGTGgttcatttgcactcataccacggATACATCtacttgtaaatataaaaatgatctgtattttaaaaattgtagGTGCAGATCTGTTTGACATGAGAGATATAGGAGAAGAGGAAAACGAGTTGGATTCTGACAGAGGTAGCTATTTCTTAaagacatatttttaaaaatagggAAGATTACATTTCAAAatgattgtttacatttttttttcaaataaatatatacatttcgatgaacatgatgaatgaaaCAAACGATTTCTATTAATCCTCATCTTTATGATCATTAAATCTCTGATTATAAAACATTTGCACATGTTCAAGACTGTTCATAGCTTTATAGGAAATAACATCAATTGACATGATTGATCGTTTTAACCTTATTTAcataatacatttatttatttgtagattCAGAGGAGAGTATGGTTTACATTGCTACTCCATGTACACCTCAATCCAGCAAAGCCCCATCACCCAGAAAAAGAAAGAGGGGACAGTATTTAAGAAAAGAAAGCGGGACAAGTTCACAGAAGGAAAAAAGGGAAGCCAACAGAATTAAAGGGATTCACCACAGGAGGAGGAATGCAATATATAAAGAATTGCTTCATTTAAAAATGGACACCCAGTGGGAGGGGATAGTAATTCTAAGGtccaaagataaaacaaaaatagtttGTGGGGGAACAGATACAGAGCTCGAAGAACGGTTTTTCCAGCAGGAAGTTCTTGTTGACAATTTggacaaaatcaaaaaaaaagatatgcacAAAATTGACATGTCTAGTGTTATGCTCAAACTGTCTTCAGTTGGTAAAAGGATGGAATCAGTTCTTGAATCTCCTGATCCATCGCCATCAAAGGTTCCAGAGATTGCAAGGGATATGCTACCAGGGCCATCCCAAAAAAAAGATCTGGAATCCATTCCATTGAAAAAATCTGATGGTGTCAGTGATTACCAGTCGATTTTGACTGGTTTCACTAAGAAGAAGAGCAACATATGCCTCTTCAAATCTGATAAAGGAGGAGAAGCTTCCGAGGAACAGTCAGGAAAAGGAAAAGGCAAAGGAAAGGGAAAAGGAAAGGGCAAAAAATCAAAGAAGGACTAAGTAACTTCTTTTAAATATCAATTGGTAACATCCGGTGCTAGTTCTTTGATTTAGGTTCCCTGGATTTCATTCACAAAAATGGGGGGATACTAAGTTTTTTAGACTTTACCTCAAAAATGTTTTAGGAATATTCATACAATCTcctttttgattttaaataaaaatccaTGTTGTTATTACAATTTAGAACTTTTAAGTGTTAACCAAAATATTCACATAGTGTTATTCACTTTAGAATGCCTAAAATTATTtccatttaaacttaaaaaatgtaaaatcatgtTTATATTCCGATTTTgtcgttgttgtttttttctcataTGTTGTTTCAGAGTACAGGTTATACCATTCTGAAATAAGACAATTTTGTTAATACTTGTTTTGGGCAATAACTCTAGTATGTCTTTACTTTTCAGTTCTTTTGCCAGCTTCATTCTGTTGagcattttattatattttgactcTAGATTCATTTCTCAGGAGCCACTTTTGATTCATATACTACCTTCATTTAAACAGTCTTATTGCTGTAGTAAATAAGCAGTTTGAATAAAATTGCAGGCGTATTGTGTCTATAGTAAGtcttttaaacattgtaaatatgaaatatgcagcatgtctttgtttttgtatttttgttatgatCAGATATGTTTCATGGTTTAAAATATAGACAGAATAATTCCAAGACTTGGTTTCAAGGCAATATTGATTAATCTCTGTAATTTTGTATTGAACAATGTTGAATACTGTCAGTATAATATAAGGTTGTGTTGAATATGCTAgtcatttttttagtatttacaaaGTCATGTTTTATCACGTCATTATACTTCAAAAAGTAAGACCATttgtaaaaggtttttttttttatttttgttatgatTATATAGGTTTTTTAGGTGAAACTATATGTAAAGTACatgtaaaatacaaatacattaatacatgtatttgcagAATGTTATAGGCAATGATAGTAACAGTCTGACACTCTATTCCAAGGCAatattgaattttttattttattttttatgaatatacaatatttttgttatgaaatttcaattttctcaaacatttacaaagttttgtttaaatgtgtCATCATGATTCACCCAATAATGCTCTTTGTAACCACATACATGTTTTTGCCAAATTTAAAAGGCAgttttgatattatgttcatctttttcaatttgttataaatatacctcattgtctatattttttataaacatttacaaAGTTATGTTTTTTAACTTGTTATTTTTATGTACGGGTATATCAATCATTGTTAATTACCataattattgttaaaacttttgaatacatgatatttttaataaattcatacTGATCAACATTTATGCATATAGTCTTTGTTGTAAGTCTTCATGAGTCACACATTCTTCAATAATGTGCATGGCATGTTCAAAATATTCCTTCTTTATCTGAATAACATAGTGGCATTTTAAATCTGCTCCCCCTCCTGGTTGGTCATGTCTTTCGTTGCCTCTTCTGCGTCTAAATTGCTGGTGAGAGAGTGGTCTTGTTGACACAGTTGCTTCCCCAGTGTATCTACATGTTATATTTTCAACATAACCCCTTGTTGTCAACAGATGGAAGGCCTTACACAGATTTGCTGGTACTCTCCCTACTTGTTTACCTGAATAATAATATaaatcagatataaataatatgaatatttgttttacatgaaaTTAGAATCATGAATTGTCTATATTCAATTTTCACAAAAGTGATGTTAGTACAATAGCTATTCAAATATGTTAGGAAGCATTAAGTTTAAGAGCTACGTGTCGAAATCATTGTTATGATCATTAGGCATCTATACTGGTCTTTTTAAAACGTTGCACTTCTATGGAAATAAAGATAATGACGAATAATTGTTTAACAACCAGTAGCAGGTCAGGTGCTTATTAAGGATTAGAACATGATAATGAGAAATAAGAAACCCTACTTTTGTACTAGCACTTGGACAGATTTTTAACAGTTTGCAGGAACAAATTATTTTGGATCCAGGCCAACTAGTCTTTGCTTTTACTCATTAAAGCTCAATGTCATGTGCTTGGCCATGTTGGCAGAGAAGCAGCAAATAATTTTCAAGTCTGTGGTTGGTACCTTTGTCTTATGCCACTTGATATTTGataacatagatataggaagatgtggtgtgagtgccaatgagacaactctccatccaaataacaatttaaaaagtacaccattataggttaaagtacggccttcaacacagagccttggctcacaccgaacaacaagctataaagggccccaatattactagtgtaaaaccattcaaacgggaaaaccaacggtctaatgcaCCCTAACAATTTCACCACAGAGGGTTTTGGCAGTCTTTTGTTGTGTCAAGTcgttcaaacaaaataaaattttaacctCACTAAGCAGGAAAACTTTACTCACCTGCTATGTGTCGCACTCTTTGTGGTGGATTACCATCTTTTGTTACAGTATCATGAAGATGCTGAGGGATGTGCTGCAGTGCTGGAACTGACACCTTCATTGCATGAGGATCATATGGATTGTTAACCTCCAATTCAACATTCAATGGAATCTCAACATGTGGCCGCAAACGAAAAACATGATAGCCTTTTATACTCCAATCAAATTTTATAGGTCTAACATTCATATTTTGTCTAACGATTGTGTTGTATTCTGAACTGGATGCCATGATCaagaagatacaaaatatagcatttTGCTTATGGTATGGACTACCAAAACCTTTTGATGACTTGAGGTTATGGTAAACCCTAACTAGAAAGGTAATGGATGCCCATAACCTTATCAagagaaatgaaaaataatttctccCTCCCTCAAAATGCACAGTTATGGATATCCATAACTATGAAGGTTATGGGTTACCATAACATTGTAGAGTTATGGCTTGCCATGAATTCCCAGACTGTTAATTGATTAGGATAAGATATCTTGGTTTTCAGTTGATTGCATCCGTGTCGTTCTCTCACAAGTACAAATGAAGATCTCGATCATTGttctgtttatttctgtgtcattttgtctcttgtgcaTGGAGGGTAATCACACCACCTCGTCGTTTTATGAAGATCTCGATCATTGttctgtttatttctgtgtcattttgtctcttgtggagggtAATCACACCACCTCGTCGTTTTATAAGTACAGAAAATCTTGGAAAGctcatttttaattgttttattttttctttaatcgAATATTACAATCGTTACACCATTTTCCAAAGTCATGAATGCTTGGCGCCTTAAACATGATTTTACCCtgtcacattatgtatatatatctatatatatatgtgtctgtTCTTATTTAGGAGCCTGTAAACCAGTGGTTGtcatttattgctgtatatcatatttgttttccgttcattgtTTTAGTacatatgtcattttttttatttgtcattttggagccttttatagttgactgtACGgcatgggttttactcattgttgaagcccgtgcGCACGTGGCGACCTAATGTAAATCGGTAAATTTCagcgtcatttggtctcttgtagagtgttgtctcattggcaaccataccatgtattcattttttttaaataccagttTATAGGTAGTCAATTGCACCACAATTGCACCAGAAAAAAACTTAATATGGGGAATTCTATATGTGCATGTACCAAGTTAGTAGCCTGTAAAAATCTGTATTCTTGCATTTATTGCTATGTATCATAATATTTTTCCGCTGTTGTTGTACataagttgttttatatttgtcattttgccATTTTGAggcctttcatagcttactataTGTGGTgtgggttttgttcatttttgaagaccgtacgttAACTAATAGTTGTATAATTTTTGTGCATTTGTTCTCTGACcatgtggagatttgtctcattggcaatcataccaaatcttcctatataaatatactagttaaGCATGTTTTGTAAGGGAAACCCCGAACGATTACACGGTTAAATAACTGGTGAAAAACTTCATGGATTGTAGAGTTAAATTATCTCAGTGAAGTTAGATATGTCGATGTTAATCCAATTGCGTACCATATATCATTAATATAAGGgacctataatcatgataatcaaacTTTAAATCGTGCCAGTAACATAGACGAAAAGTTCCAGTCGATGAACAGTCCACTATGCGGACTGTGGCGACTGGGCCATGTACTCTGCGGCATAGAAATGAGATGTTCTAATATTAtttcaactgcataccaaatattatgacTGAGCAGCTTTATATGGGTCCATCTTTGATTAACAGACATTCCATCACAACTTCAACATTgaaagtatatataatatataagcaaaagtttcaaaatcgACCATGCATTCATATAATATTCACGGATATGAGTTTTGCTAATGCTAATACATCTGCAAGTTTTTGTTAATTAGTATCGTCCTGAATTTCATGAAATATTGTCCAGTGGACGTGAAGCAAACAACTTATATCCATacattgtttttgatatttaGTCTATTATATCATAACGCAAGAAATCAAAACCATCCAATAGTCATTTTTTTCGGTTTAAATCTAAACGTCATTCTTGTGTTGGTAACAGTTTGACattattacattgaaaaaaaaaaccaacagttaatattgttttataagtCTCACTATAGGTTATTAGAACAAAATGAGTATGGTTAGATTATTAAATGCATGTGTAAACCTAATATTATATGTAAAACTGAAGTTTCTTTTCAATTTCCTTCATtcttttttaatgcattaaatgtatgTGTATAGATAATTTGTCAAAGTTGTCCCATTCCTAGAACATGTACtatatttttctatctttgagtGGTTATCAGAAAATCCTAAAACCTTAGAACTTGTATCTGCATGCCATAACAGATTAATAGCTTTACTTTGCCTTTTTATAACTGAGAAAAAATCTCAACGGCTTAGATCATGCAGGACTGTATCTTACTGATGTAAagcttaaaaaaatacaaatcataatactaaattatatatatatacatctcttCGCACCTTTTGATAAAACTGTTGCATATAAATGTTTAACTCAATTGATATGTATTTACTTAGTCGTTGCTAATGATATAAGTGCGAGAACTTTAGACGGTGCATCATTGAACTGAATTGACCTGCGTAGGCGTAGGTAGAATAAAGCTGTCATTTCACTTATCAAGCTTTTAACCACATAACGGTAACCAATTCATCATGCATGCTGATTTTGAGCACGCGTCTAATCGTTACAGTCCCTTTAACAAATACCGCTGTTATAAAAGACCTTTAATAGATAATCAGGAGCGTAGCTTACGTTGAGGCAACCGATGCAACTGCCTCGGTAAAAAACAAATCCTTcactgtattttcttttaaatgattattgcAGCAAACTGGCTACTAAACAATAATGTAGCAACTTGTTATGTCTTGTTGGCGTGGTTATTGATTCATACCCTTTACGAATTATTCAAGACTTATGGGAACATTTGAATTAACTTTCTCTCCTCTACTTGGAAATACCCTTTACGGTAGTTTTCTGTAATTCAAGTTTGTCAGAGTAAAAGGAAATCGACAACAGATTTATTTTGTCCTACCCCATTGCAAGCGAAAACAGTGAGTAGAATAGATGAGGATGCAACTCACGAGTCACCCGATCAAATCACTTTACCATTGAATTAGGTCAATtagtttattttgtgtcagaataaTTTCTAGTATATGAGGGCCTGGGTGAGGttttaagaaaacagaaaaatcggtcctgaaattaatttaaatttgaaagaatatggatttaaaatggtgctaacttataaaataaaggaaaatcaaattattggcgacaatgattaaaaaataaatatttgataatcccATTCTAAGCATTCAAACCCTCATTTATAACCGTTGACATGTTCCCCTACGACTATGTTCATTGACTTTGGTACTaaacaaatacatttatatatatattatagtgcacagaaaataatttatatgttgtgGTTCTCAAGTTTTATTCTCGCTATTTTAAATTCATAGTACGTTTTCACAAGCagggaatttaaaatatttaaaggaatcACTAATTCCAGAGAAATATGTCTGTTAGTTAATACATAATgtcagtttgtatatatataaaaaaaatcaaccgaATGCTGTTCATTTATAATGAAGACTTCAGAATAAAGTAAATCTTAGTTATTCCCCGGTTGGCATGTTCATcgtgaatgaaaaaaaagttaaaaatcattcaatatgTAATTTCAAGACCTTCGAAGGAATACACCACCAAAACAAGTGCCGTGCTACACTTTACATATAGCATATGTTTTTCTCCTTGTTTATCCTGAAATTCGTTTGTTCAATCCAGCAGTCATTTTGTGGTGATTATCTATAATTCGTTGATTCGTGACCTACGACCAAACATATTATCATCACTAAACTTATTACAAATAAACCTTAATATTTGCggtttttttctgtattgaacATTTTGTACAGGTTTCTTCTATCCACCGAGCATGGTCATGATATCTTGTGATATGACGTGTGATGTACAGCCAACTATATTAGAGTGTACTACGGCTTGGAAATATATTGGGAGACATTAGGCATTTGAGCTGGCTTTCTGCTGGGAACAGTAtgtcaatatacatatatatgtacatatgttCCTGCTTTTTGTAACTGCTAGCAAGTCaggaaactgacttttcattggttgTCTAATGTGATACCTTCACCgtcgtattttgttatttttatagcttTGAGTATAGATAGTAAGGCATATAATAAACATTattatgatgaaataacattgaacagcaactgtgcccccccccccccctgaccCCCTGCCTCGGTATGAACAGaaggcaagctacgccactggatATTTTCAGCTtcctttttttaatcattaattaGAATATTCATTCTTCCGACTTAGGTATCTTGTTATTTAAAAAGATGTCTTTGTTTTAGGTTGAATTTCTGTAATAAATAGGATTTTACCGAAAAGCACTaaacttaaatattttgatatacgtAATTCCAGAAACATctcttattatttattatatgggATGTGATATGACTGTTGTTTCTCTACTATCTATTACTATCTAATATTTGAGACCATTCAggtaaa from Mytilus edulis chromosome 7, xbMytEdul2.2, whole genome shotgun sequence encodes the following:
- the LOC139482176 gene encoding uncharacterized protein, producing the protein MRDIGEEENELDSDRDSEESMVYIATPCTPQSSKAPSPRKRKRGQYLRKESGTSSQKEKREANRIKGIHHRRRNAIYKELLHLKMDTQWEGIVILRSKDKTKIVCGGTDTELEERFFQQEVLVDNLDKIKKKDMHKIDMSSVMLKLSSVGKRMESVLESPDPSPSKVPEIARDMLPGPSQKKDLESIPLKKSDGVSDYQSILTGFTKKKSNICLFKSDKGGEASEEQSGKGKGKGKGKGKGKKSKKD
- the LOC139482177 gene encoding uncharacterized protein, producing MASSSEYNTIVRQNMNVRPIKFDWSIKGYHVFRLRPHVEIPLNVELEVNNPYDPHAMKVSVPALQHIPQHLHDTVTKDGNPPQRVRHIAGKQVGRVPANLCKAFHLLTTRGYVENITCRYTGEATVSTRPLSHQQFRRRRGNERHDQPGGGADLKCHYVIQIKKEYFEHAMHIIEECVTHEDLQQRLYA